From Tursiops truncatus isolate mTurTru1 chromosome 13, mTurTru1.mat.Y, whole genome shotgun sequence:
TGAAACCTGATTTTTGCTTGAAACACTCTTTTCAGTTGTAGGCTGTGGGCAGCCAGGGAGCGGACAGCCATCAGTTCTGGGTGGGTGTGGCAGCATGTCCCGGGCACGTTTGGGAGCGAGGCCAGCAGCCCTTTTCTCTGAGGAGCTGAAGCCTTTTCAAGCCTGCTCTTCTCCTCCCTGGGTCCATGGAGGATTTGGTTCTCAGGGTCAGAGCGTGCCCTCTGACTGTACTGGGCCTGCTCTTTCAGAAACCATCAACAGGTGTCTTAGGAAATATCTGGAACAGCTGAAGGCCCCTGTGGGGCCTCTTTCAGAAGTCCTTGGAAACCTGCATCTCGACTCATCACCAGGTGAGTCAGATGTGGCCCCTGGCTCCGTCCCAGAAGAGACCCCAGTCACAGGATCCTGCCGTTTGAAGTGTGTGTGTTACGGCGTTGGGAACTTCGCCACCTGCATCATAGCTAGAAACCAGCTCGcatttttgcttctctttctggAGAAGTGCCAGGTAAATTTTGGTATCCTTCTTTACTGTCTCCTTCCTTGGTCTTGTGCACACAGATGTTGACTAAGCCACTCATTTGCCCTCTGCAGATCCCCAGAAGTCACTGCTGGGTGTATGACCCTCTGTTTAGCCAGCTGGAAATTGCGGTTCTTAGCACCCTTGGTGTGGTTGTTCTCAGTGAGAACGAGGTACGTGGTTTaagagaggggagcagggagggctgGGCAGCTGCTCACCAAGCGGACCCCGGGCCCTGTCCCGGGACGCCAGGCTCTGTGACTAGCGGTGCCTCCTCCCCAGGGCGTCCGTGTGTGGCTGGTCTGTTACCCCGTTTGGACCTATGTTGTGCctgtcagaagaaaaaaatcacacaatggCACAAACACGTTAGGTTTGCAAAATTCTCGTTAAGAACTGTGTCCCAATTTTATGCTTAGCTGGTATTTACTGTTGCTGCAGGAGAATAGAGGGCACAGTCTCCGCACCTCAAACGAGGTCCTTCCGGTTGGAACGTGCCctgtcctgggggagggaggccgTAGACCAGTCACACGCATAGCACCTGGCTGAGGGTTACGGCTAAGTCCTTGGCCTACCCTGCACCCCCTAAAAAGGCTGGGATTCAGATTTCTGAGACCTCTGGAAAAAACATCATTGCACAAGCCAAGGGCTGGAGCGACTCCACGCAGGTACCCCTACATTTAGTCAGGCATTGTCTTGGGATCACAGAATCATCATTTTGTTCCTCTCGGTTCTGAAACCGCCATCTCATTGCTTAttatgaaacatgaaaattagGCCCAGCTGAGAGGAGAGTCAGTCTCTGATGTTGGCGGGGTCCTAAAACACTGAGGTTCAGCTCAGGTCATCCCGAGCtctgagtgcctgctctgtgcgAGGCAGGGAGCTCTGGGGAGCCCGAGGGCGGTGGGCGCTGCTCTCCACCACTGCAGGGCACGTGGCTGTGAACAGGCGCATGACGAGTGGACAGCGAGCAAAGCCACGCCTGGGAACTGAGACGGAGGACACCTGTGCTCTTCCGGgggtccaggaaggcttcctgggtctgagctgggatttgaaggtCTCCCAGGAGTTTGCTGAGAGCCAGGACTGCAGGCAGCCTGGGCGGAGCCGCTGCTCAGGAACCACGGCCAGTGTGTCATGGGCTGGGGAAGctgcagggagaggagagaggcctAGGGTCGCCGGCGCCAGACAGCAAGGGCCAGGGGGCTTGTTCCCACCGGAGAGGTGGCAGAGATGGCATAGAGCAGAGGTTCTTCAGAGGCGGTGACTGGACCCCCAGGGCACGTTTGAAAAGGACTGAGTTACGATAGGGATCTGCAGAAAGTGATTCAGGAAAACACAAGTACCTGAGGGACAGTGACCTCTGCTGTCCCTCCTGCCCTGCTGTCACGGACCCAAGCTGCCCCTTCATTAGTCCAGAGCCTTCTGCGTTCATGGGACACGCATTTGTTAAGTAAACGCGAGTTCTTTCTGGACTTCATGACTTCTTGACTTGTAGTCCCGTATAACCTATAGATTTCACATGCACTACTTATGTAACTGTTCCACAAGAGAATGTAGTAGTTTGTTTCCATTTGATGCTTCAGTTCGCCTTCCCCTCAGCTCATCATTTGTCCAGCTACACTGACCTGTGGTGACATGTAACGTGTAAGTTGAACGTGCACTAGTTGATTTGATGCATTTTTTGGTAAGATGATTGCAAGCGAGCTAACACATCCTTCAGCACCACACAGAATTACATTCATTTTTTGGTGGTGAGAACTCACAGCTCATTATCACTCTGcccatccctctccctcaccttgtTGTAAGAAGTGTGTTTACACCTGTGCCCGTTGTACCCCAGGAAGGAAAACGGAGTGTGTACGGCGAGCCCACCGTCTTTTACATGCTCCACTGTGGGACGGCGCTCTACAACAACCTTCTGTGGAGGAACTGGTCCATAGATGCCCTTTCCAAGATGGTCATCGTTGGGAACAGTTTCACAGGACTCGAGGAAAGGTAAGCCTGGGAACGCCGAGGTGCCACCAGGCCCTGAGGTGAACCCATTCCTCAGACTGACCTGCAAGCAGGAAACATTTCACACTTGGAAAGGCTTTTCCATGGGAACCTGGACAGGGGGTTGGAGCTGGGAGACGTCAGCCCTGAGTCAAGCTGGGAAGCAAGTTAAGGAGTCTTTCTGCCAATAATTCCTCCCTTCCCTTAGGACAGGCAGAAACGGCTttttaaaatgggggaaaaaacattTGCGTTCTCTTCTTACAGCTGCATAACATCCTCTTCCTGCTTCACGATGCCTCGGTGTCTGCTGTCGTTTTTCCCTGATGAAATGGGCAGTGACTGGGGCGTTCACACCTTCTACTAAATATTTAACCTACTCTGCAgcccacatttttaaaagattttttgatCTATTTCAGTCACCTTGCCCTTCTGTGTCTTAAGTTGAATGAAACCACTCTCAAACCAcctaatcagatttttaaaaaaatttttgttctaggtTGTTGACAAGGATTCTGCAGAAACATTATCCGTATGTTGCAAAGGTATGTGCCTGAGtgaaggggctggggtgggacaTCATACATACCTCTCCATTACCCTGGAGAATTCTGCCTTCACCTGTAGCAGCGGGAGCTCCCGTGGGGCTAACCGAAGGCGGCACAGCAAGGTTACAGCACCGTCAGCTCTCGCGAGGGGTCTGTGTTCCAGAAAGCTAGGACGTTTTAGTGCAtcgcttcatttttttcttaattatttatttcctctattcTTAGTATCTGGTCTGCAGTAGGCACTGCCCTTGGGGCTTCCAACTCATTGCACAAAGCACTTAAAATACCTtactccttatttattttttaaaaaaagggaggtgGGGGTGAATAGTAAAACGGGACTCTAACCCAGGAGGGTGGGCCTTACTGGGACTCTCaaggttttgttttactttcgaATTTTCCTGCTCAGATTTTGAAAGGACGGGAGGAGCTGGCATTCCCTCAGACTTCACAGTACACGGACGTATTTAATGACACCTCCGTCCACTGGTTTCCTGTACAAAAGCTAACACAACTCTCCACGGACACTTGGGCCTTCCGGGAAGAACCGGATTACCAGGACTGTGAGGGTCTCGAGatcatcaggaacaagacagaagACCCTTCAGCCACTGACTTGAACCCGCTGTGATGCGTCGCCACGGAGGGACTGCAGTGAGTCCCCTTTCAGACAGGGCAGGAAGTACGtcaactgtgatttaaaatactatttaaaataccGTTTGTTTATTCACCAGTCTGTCCGTGGCAGGGGCTGCGGTCTACTTGGCCATGTCAATCAGGCTCTGCAGGGAGGTGGGCACCCAGGTCTTCTCCCCCTGCACGAACACCACGCCCCTATCGATGTAGATGACGATGCGGCCGAAGGTGTACAGCTGCTTCCCTTCGTGTCGCTTCCCGATGACGGGCATGAAGACGATGTTGTGCTCCTCGGCCTTGGTCTCAATGAGGTCTTTAAAGTTCATGGGCACGGAGCTGGCAGCCACGCCGATGCCTCTCTGGGCCATGTTCTCAGCCTCTCGTCGTTCCTGCATGGCCTCGTACTGGAAATCCTTCCTCCGCTCCGTGTGGGTGAGGTAGGCGATGTTCTCCCGTGCTCCGGGCTGCATGTAGGCACCTGGCAGATAAAGGGGGGATGGCGGGGGTGAGGGACAGGTCCCAACATGACAGAAATGGAGACGCTGACTTGGCCTAGGGCTGGGTATGCCACAGGCGCCGTCTCCTAAGGCCTCCTGGTGCCTCAGAGCACTGGTTTTAAATAAACCAGATGATCTTGGGGGAAATGTGGCCAGCTGGCTGCAACCAGAGATTATTAAATATTCCACATAATAAAGAAGCATCAGCAAGGGACTTATTCTTACGGGCCAGAAACCTTGACAGGCATCAGGCACTGTTCTGTTCCCTTCTTGCTAGAGTTCTCACTCCACACTCCCCCAGGGCAGCTTTTAGAACCCTGAACACACACGGCCTATGCTAGTTATATATTTAACTTACCCATACAGGCCCCTAGCCCTGGAAGAACTTTATATCCGGGGAGCTGAAACACAGATGTTTCAGCTTCACAGATGAAGGGATAATACAGGACCATATTTGCCTCATTAAATGCAGTATGTGTCTATGAATTCTCTGTTTTCATGTAATAGGCTAAGTAGAAAGAATTAAAGCCTTGCCTCGGGAAATAGAAATTACAATCCCAGCTGCCACTCTGtagttctgtgaccttgaatGAGCTCTTGACCTTCTCTGTGAAACATGGCTAGACTAGGTGCTCCATTGGCCTTTGCTTTGAGACGTGAGCACACTCTTCACAGAAGACTGGCTGAGTGGCTCCCAGGCAGAGGGACTTGCCTAGAACTGAGTAGTTCGGGAATAGATAGTAAACGAACCAGCTGCCTACTTCTGACACACCGAAGACACCATCTACTGAGTGCCATCCACGAACAGTACGTACCTTGGTCCCCCTAGGTGCTTAATAAAAACCTGGAAGTGGGTCCTTACTACTGCTTTACAGGCAAAGAAAATGGGCTAAAGAAGTTAAGCAGCTACTAAGCGTTAGACTGTCACCCAGCTCCACACCATGAGCTGTTCCACTGGAGTGGCCACAGAACGCCGGCCGGGCAGACATGCCGAAGAGCCCAGGTGGAGCTTGAGTGAGTGAGTGCCCATTCAGGAAGAacgcccctcccagccccaggcggTGGGGGAGTGGCTGCTGGCTAAATAAGTATGTGATGGGTCTTGTGGGCAAGAGTCTGTGCCCTGCCGGCGACGGTGAGCCCACTGGTACCTGAAAACTCTGTCATTTCCATGCTCAGAAACGTGGAGCTGGCCCAGGATCTCCATAAAATGGAACCCTCACTCACCGACATTGGAGGACACCGCCCTGTTCATGATATCAAGTGCCTCGTTAAATTTGTCCTTGACGGATGGGTGCGCCAGCACTTGGTCTGAGAACATGGACTTCCAACCCAGGTACCACTTGGTGATCTCCTCGTAATTTGGGCTGTTACTGAGCCAGGAGCACAGCACCTGCCAAAAGGGAACAAATACGAAACCTGCATCCACAGTGGCAACAAAGGGGAGCAAAACTTCCAAAGGGGCCACTTGTTTTGTGTGGGTCCTGCTCCTACAAGCTGATGATACCTGGTAGCTAAGTGCCCTGCATGTAAACTGCACCTCGGCCTCCCACCTACACACGCGATACCGGTCCCCACCTTACAGGGCTGTTGCGGGGGTGGGTAATCAGACCAAGTGCTTAGAACAGCATCGGGCACGTGGCAAATGTCCAATAAAGTGGTGCTCGCTGTTCCTGCCCGCCTCATTCTTACCTTGCCGTGTAGTTTACCTTCATTGTGTGGCCACAGCACTGCCACCCAAGGCTCCAGTgactccctccctgtccccaacGCACCCCAACAAAGCGAAACAAAGCGTACCTGAAGCCACTTGGGGAAGAAGTGCTTTTCAAGAAGCCCCACCAGGCTGGAGACAGAGATCATCCCTTCCCAGTCGATGACCCAGTAAAAAGCATCCATGTGCTGCTGGTGGGGGTTGATGACCAACTCCCCGAGGCACATCCCTGGAAGAGAAACCAGCCTCTAAGGCAAAGCCACATAGCAGTGGCTTCACCAGACAGTGTCGGCTTTCGATCTGCTTTTAAAGGGCAAGTTTAAGCTCCTGTGGCTactcttaaaaattgttttcttttctctaatccagtatgacaaAAATTTCAGAATACCTGTGGCTATACTGTCAGCAAAGGCCCGAAGCGGACCAATCAGGAGGCAGGCAGGGTCTGATGTGGTTAGTGCAGAAAGGGACCTGGTTAACATTTATATTCGGCCTCAGTGCACAAACGCCACCTCTTATCCTGAGGAATATGCACTCAGAGCTCAAAGGCCATGTTTCTAAGCAGCACCGTCATTACCGCCAGCCACAGAAGCCAGGCACCGAAGCCGCTCGACCCGGATGCATGTCCCCGTTCCCTTACCCAGTTTGGGCACTATGTTCTTGACCATGAATGCCTCCCAGGAGCCGGGGGTGAAGACGTCCTTCCAGGGCTGGAGGATGAGCTTGGCCGAGGAGTCGCTGGGGTGCCACTTCTGCAGGGCGCTGGCCAGCTTGCTGCGGATGGGCGAGTAGAGCGGCTCCAGGCGCGCCCGCATGAGGGGCAGCCACGGGTGGACCCACGAGTGGATGGGGACGGTGTCCGTGAGCGGGTTCCAGTTTTCCACCTGCAGGAGGAGCGGGGGAAAGGCAGCAGGGACAGGATGAAGAGGAATGCGAAACGAGCCCGCGTGCTTCCTGATGACAACCGTTCCCCACGCCCAGCCTCACCTCCTTCTGCAGCTTGGGGAAGACGAGCTGGTCCAGGATGCTATCCAGGATCCACACGGGAATGATGTGCACCCAGCTATCCAGAAAGTCCACCATCGGGTCACAGTTCCTCGGCTGCCAGTGAGTGACGATATTTCGAACAAATGGCATCCAGACTTCCCATATCAGCCTATACGAGAAAGGCAGGGGGCGGCTGGCTAAAAGCACTGGCTGGTTTCCACGTGTGCAAAGTACACCGCCACCTACCTCTAGGCTaagaaagaaaatggcaacaGCGGGGCAATCCAGTCACAGAAAACCACCGGACCGGCCCATGTGTTGGCCAGACGTGCGCCTGCCTCGACCCCGCTCTCCTGGCCGCCCACTCGGCCTTGGGGCCTGTCTCCTCAGTAGCACCTGCCGGGTCCCGCCCCCCAAGCATCGTGTGCTTCCCCAGCTGGAGCTCTATCTGCACAGCCAACGCCCCTCATGCTTTAGGGTCACAGCTTCAACGTCACCTCCCCCGAGAGACCTGTGCCCTCCCCACAGGTGTGCACCCTTGTCATTCTCTACTGCTGGACCCAGGTGGTTACCACCTGCCTTTTCCCCTCACTGGAGGCAGGCCGTCTCTTCACTCCCAGGGTAAGGCAGCAGCACAGAGCACAGGCAGATCCTCAATGACCACTTGACAGATGTGGGGtgcactaatgaatgaatttaaattcCCCGAGCAGCATCGGCACGTGGCCAGGGCTCATACAGGCAGTGCCCCCCGTCCCCCCCGAGGAGCACCTGTGGAAGGCGTCTGCCGAGAGGTCCTGCCCCCCGTGGGACAACAGCTGGTCGTTCTCCAGGAGGCTTTTCCACTTGGAGATGATCTCGGTGCCATACGTACAGTCCTGAGGAGAAACACATCAGCCGAGAGGCAGCGGGCTGACGGCCCCCTTGCCCCCGGGCCTGCCCCGGAGGAGAGGCAGCGCGGCGGACTCCCCGCCCACTCACCTTGAGGGGGTCCCACTCCTTGAAGTAGTCCTTCATGAGCGGGTAGACGATGGCCACGGCCAGGTCCACGCGGTCGGACATCCTGTACTCCTCGTAGTACTTGTCCTGCAGGGTCTCGAAGATGCGGGCGCACTCATCCAGGGTAAGGGGGTCACCGCACCCGGGCTGCAGGCGCCGCTCGCACTCCTCCACGAGCCCCAGGACCTTGCTCAGGTTGGAGATGGCCCGTTCCTCGTGCTCCAGGACCTCCGACACCTTTTCCAGCTCGTGGGACAGGTTGACCACCATGTCTCGCTCGTACTGCAGCTGCCGGTCGTTCTGGATGATCTCCTGCTCTGTGAGGTCGATGAGCAGCTGCAGGTTGTGCTCCAGCTCCGGCAGTGCGAAGCCGGGGGCCTTGGCCTCCTTGCCGGGCTGGGGCGGCTGCTGTGACTGCAGCGGGAGCCCGTCGTCGGGGACGCTGTGCTTGTGGCTGATCTGGCTGTAGCTGTAGTAGACCTTCTGCTCCCGGCCCGTCATGTCTATGACCTTGGAGAAGGCGGCAGAGGGCACGTGGGTTAATGCTCACCACTGCTGCCGTTAGACACACACCGGAGCCCAGGGAAGGCACGACGCTAGTGGGAACATGTCAAAACCACACCGTTCAGCAGAGCTGGAGAAGGGCGGTGTTTCTCAAAGTGGGGCCTGGGCTGCGCTAGATTGGAAGAGACTCCAGGGACAAAACAACCAACCGGTTGTTGAATCGGTCCCTCTGGACCAACCGGATGGAGAAGACTTTTTAGCAAAACTGATGAAATATGAATGTGGACTATTTAGTTGAGATGAAAATCTATTTTCATGGAAAAGTAGAGGCTGTACTGATCAAAGCAGGCAATGGGACAACAAACACAATCAAAATCgtattttggtaaaaaaaaaaagcatatttagaCAAAAACACCTGGAAGGATGTACATCACAGGTGTGAAAACCAGTCatttatgggaaaggaaagtaaTTCTAATATTTTTGCCTCTATTTCTTAATTGTCTAAAATGTACTGCATACTGCTCTGTAGtagtagtttttttaatttaaaaacaacatgaAACATACAAAAGGCAACCGAGGAAATGAGCTAACTTCAATGCCTGAAGGAGACTGAGGAAACGAGAACGTGGCTGTGCTGAAACAGAAGCATCGCCGTCACCTGAGGTGAGAGTGTAATCTCTGAACCACCTGTATTACAAATACCTGGGGGAAAATAACGGAGCATGAGGCCTCAGGCCCCATCTAGAGCTACAGCCTCAAAATCTCCAGCTGTGACCTGGACATCTGCGCTTCTCACCAGGTCCCGAAGTAACCTGATACACAACACCCTGACCTCTGAGAACCCCACTCGACTTTCTGTAATACACACGCACTGTATCTCCTACGCTACGTCCCCTACAACAGACATTTGTCACCAATGTTCTCTGGCCACTAGGGACAGTAATGGAAAAGCTCAGAACAGTGGTAATCATCTTAAATGCGATGCTGGGACGCCCTGAGGGCCCACTCCTGCTCAAGAAGTGAGTTAGTGCAACCTTCCCACGATTTAAGAGCCTTGATGACTTTAACCTGTGACTGCACTTCTAGGACTCTATCCTTAACAGCTGTAAAACAAAGACAAACCTTTATACACAAACTAACCTGCCCCAAACCAAACCAGAAATGTTAAAGGTCTAGCGACAGAATGACAGGAGCATCATTAAATCCACTGACCGCAAGCTCCAGAAAGCTGCAGACACTGTTCGATTTAGCACTCTCACGCCACAGGGAGCGCTTGGCACGGGTGGGACGGCGATGAGCGTGAGTGCGGGGAGTGGGCACAGGCTGCTTCATGCCACAGAGGCAGCACACACACAGCCGGGATGGAAGGCCCGCGGGAACCTTACGAGCAATGTTCGGTGACTGCTCTGGTGTATGGGATAACTTTGTGTCTTCCAAGCCCCCATCCTGGACCAGGCATCCACGGGCCCCATACCTTGACCTGAGAAAGCTCCTTCTGGGGAGCAGCGAGCTTCTTGCTAATCCTGCCCTTGGCTTTCAACTCTTCCACTGTCTTGTAAGAGTATCTGGGCTTCTTCTTGCTTCCACTGGGGTCTTTCCTCCACTGGCTCAGCTCCTTCTGAAATTCCTGAGTCAGAGGGATACAGTCCATCACAAGAAGGAAGCGCCACTTTTTACCACAGGTGGGGTCGGTGAGACTTTCACAAGGTTCTGTGCTGAGGACCGTACTGTGTAACACTAAACCCAGCCAAGGACGCTGCTTGACACCCGCTCCCCGCCCTTACCAATGCTGAGACCCCTTCCCCACACACCCAACCTTAAGTTCTCCCCAGGACTTCCTGCAACCACACTGTGGTTACTTGTTGACCACGTCCCTGTCCACCAGGCTCCACACCCGTTCAGCGTGTGACACCAGCCTCCAGCACAGTGAGTGGCACACGGTAGCTGGGCGAGTGAGCGAGCAGATGAACAGACACCAGTTGAAAGGGGCACAGACAGCACCCGGCCCGTCTCCTGACTCACCTCCTCGGCTTCTTCTTCGGAGTCAGCCATGGGGAAGTCTTGGAGGGGCTGAGTGGTGCGCTCCGAGCCATATGCCCCCACGGCGcccttcccctttctctgctTGGCTTCGATTGGGTTGATGATACCTGACAAATTTCAGCAAAAGACAGAGACTTCAGGTCACGGCAGTTGCCACGTGTGTGAGCCACTCAGGGGGACCACACTCCTGGGTCCTTACTCAAGACGACGCACCACCCAGGAAGGAGAGTGCACTTCTGCCCTCGTGACACTGTTGCACTCCTGGGTGACCGGAAGTGTCTGCATTTATGCTGCCACAGAGCAGTGTGCGGATACCACCATATGTATGTCCGAAACACAGATTTCCATTTCCACTTGGGTTCACTGTTTTAGTGGACGGGAATATTCATTTATAACTGGAAACTCTGGCATACTAGAGTCTACACTTTGTTAATTTGGAAGCCTATTAATACAGAAAGGGCAGTAATTCAGATAATATATTAATTCTGATTAAAGTGAGGTGAAGCTGCCATTTAATATGAAACGCCATCTATTTTACTCAGTACTTCATGTCTCCCGTGCTTAACTTGTTCTATAACATGTTTAAGCCTTGGAAACAAATGTGTCTTTCCTgtaaaaaaagtttacaaacaggACTACAACATTTCAGTGAAGAACTGCCCTCACCCCAAACTTCCCACCACACCCCTTCCAGCTAGTACCGTGGAAATGCCACGTTAGAACGTCCCTCACGCATTCCAGGTCACCTTTTCCATCTTCACTCAAGTCCATGGATTTTTCATACAGCTAACAGTtacctgtcctgcccctttgTGAGCAGGGACCACAGACTCCTATGCCTTCAGGGCCCAGAAACATTAACAGGAACAAGGAAAGTGGGCTGGGGTGTGGAGAAGGCTTCCAGAATAAGGCCGTGGCTGCTACCTGGGGCAGGAAGATTCAGGGAAACCACTCACCGCCAAGCAAATCtagaattcagatttttaaatactggcaaccagtttgattttttttagaaacaaTGGGCGGGCCAGAAAGAAGCCTGTTTTCAGCCTATCAGCCTGCAGCCTATTTGAACCCTAACCTCTCCCTCCTGCtaaaataagtgtattttatGAAACTTGAGTTCTGATAAAGTGCAGTGGCATGGAGCACAACTGTCATGCGCTGCCAGAAAAgcgaaaaagcagagaaaaggcaAACCACGCCCCAGCTGCTCTTCCGGCCTCTGCCTGGCCGCCCTCGTGTGAAACGGTGGAGTGGGGGTACCACACCTTGTGCGTTCTTCCCGAGGCCTCTTCCAGGGACATAGCCCATCTTCTGAAGAAGCTTCTGTCCAATTCCTTTTGTGTGTCTTTCCCAGCTGCCAAAATCCATGAAAGACTTGGTTCCTCCTGCAAAACCTTTCTGGCTGGGTTTAAAATTGCCACcctgaaaaga
This genomic window contains:
- the SRRD gene encoding SRR1-like protein, translating into MAAAAALEAWQAVSRRRRRSAALRPRRREAAAAAVAVAAAARDPGAQPEVDGGDVLRRIQEAREDLLISDFWSSALETINRCLRKYLEQLKAPVGPLSEVLGNLHLDSSPGESDVAPGSVPEETPVTGSCRLKCVCYGVGNFATCIIARNQLAFLLLFLEKCQIPRSHCWVYDPLFSQLEIAVLSTLGVVVLSENEEGKRSVYGEPTVFYMLHCGTALYNNLLWRNWSIDALSKMVIVGNSFTGLEERLLTRILQKHYPYVAKILKGREELAFPQTSQYTDVFNDTSVHWFPVQKLTQLSTDTWAFREEPDYQDCEGLEIIRNKTEDPSATDLNPL
- the TFIP11 gene encoding tuftelin-interacting protein 11 — its product is MSLSHLYRDGEGQGLMDDEDERENFEITDWDLQNEFNPNRQRHWQTKEEATYGVWAERDSDEERPSFGGKRARDYSAPVNFISAGLKKGAAEEPELEGSDDEEKPVKQDEFPKDFGPKKLKTGGNFKPSQKGFAGGTKSFMDFGSWERHTKGIGQKLLQKMGYVPGRGLGKNAQGIINPIEAKQRKGKGAVGAYGSERTTQPLQDFPMADSEEEAEEEFQKELSQWRKDPSGSKKKPRYSYKTVEELKAKGRISKKLAAPQKELSQVKVIDMTGREQKVYYSYSQISHKHSVPDDGLPLQSQQPPQPGKEAKAPGFALPELEHNLQLLIDLTEQEIIQNDRQLQYERDMVVNLSHELEKVSEVLEHEERAISNLSKVLGLVEECERRLQPGCGDPLTLDECARIFETLQDKYYEEYRMSDRVDLAVAIVYPLMKDYFKEWDPLKDCTYGTEIISKWKSLLENDQLLSHGGQDLSADAFHRLIWEVWMPFVRNIVTHWQPRNCDPMVDFLDSWVHIIPVWILDSILDQLVFPKLQKEVENWNPLTDTVPIHSWVHPWLPLMRARLEPLYSPIRSKLASALQKWHPSDSSAKLILQPWKDVFTPGSWEAFMVKNIVPKLGMCLGELVINPHQQHMDAFYWVIDWEGMISVSSLVGLLEKHFFPKWLQVLCSWLSNSPNYEEITKWYLGWKSMFSDQVLAHPSVKDKFNEALDIMNRAVSSNVGAYMQPGARENIAYLTHTERRKDFQYEAMQERREAENMAQRGIGVAASSVPMNFKDLIETKAEEHNIVFMPVIGKRHEGKQLYTFGRIVIYIDRGVVFVQGEKTWVPTSLQSLIDMAK